Proteins encoded in a region of the Streptomyces akebiae genome:
- a CDS encoding acyltransferase, translating into MDHRQPPPAQPFDDAAHPEHQGRRDPSVRFDHCPWLFEKEATEEQRAAQRERQRSLDGDSEVGERCYVAESAAVLPDLLRLGDDSYIAAHAYVTGTLTTGTDCTLNPFTVVRGTVSLGTGVRVGAHTSLLAFNHSTAPDRPIHRQPQTSRGITVGDDVWIGSHVVVVDGVTIGDHCVIGAGAVVTKDVPAWTVAAGNPARRIRDRREPAGRRRETAGADREATGPDVLAGFADTARAQAADLLARCWNGDRYTDRPGVAPTVRAHCDAVEIADLLLSSAPAQLDRAKHIERLTSLQDPETGLVPELGERPPPMDADRFTGEGPALYHVLSVGYALDLLGAAFPRPVRGVRDMTAPQLVARLERLPWRDQAWTAGAWIDSWATAAHWNLRHPDGAGLVPGTLEALFGWLLTRADPWTGMWGSPSGGAGRLQVVNGYYRLTRGSFAQFGVPVPHPERVVDAVLDHARDTRYFGAGRENACNVLDVAHPLWLCARQSGIGGGGEGGYRSAEIRGWAEQRLTAVLARWQDGRGFGFGPGTAGPGPEPGLQGTEMWLAIVWLLADLLGRSDALGYRPRGVHRPEPAAGA; encoded by the coding sequence AACACCAGGGCCGCCGCGACCCCTCGGTCCGCTTCGACCACTGCCCCTGGCTGTTCGAGAAGGAGGCGACGGAGGAGCAACGGGCCGCGCAGCGGGAACGGCAGCGGTCGCTCGACGGAGACAGCGAGGTGGGCGAACGCTGCTACGTGGCCGAGTCGGCGGCGGTCCTCCCCGACCTCCTGCGTCTGGGCGACGATTCGTACATCGCCGCCCACGCCTATGTCACCGGCACCCTGACCACCGGCACGGACTGCACCCTCAACCCCTTCACGGTGGTCCGCGGCACCGTCTCCCTGGGCACCGGCGTACGCGTCGGCGCCCACACCTCCCTCCTCGCCTTCAACCACTCCACGGCCCCCGACCGCCCGATCCACCGACAGCCCCAGACCAGCCGGGGCATCACCGTCGGCGACGACGTCTGGATCGGCTCCCATGTGGTGGTCGTGGACGGCGTGACCATCGGCGACCACTGTGTGATCGGCGCGGGCGCCGTGGTGACGAAGGACGTACCGGCGTGGACGGTGGCCGCGGGGAATCCGGCCCGCCGGATCCGGGACCGGCGGGAGCCGGCGGGCCGGAGGCGGGAGACCGCCGGAGCGGACCGGGAGGCGACCGGCCCTGACGTCCTGGCGGGGTTCGCCGACACCGCGCGCGCCCAGGCCGCCGACCTCCTCGCCCGCTGCTGGAACGGCGACCGGTACACGGACCGCCCCGGCGTCGCCCCCACCGTACGGGCCCACTGCGACGCCGTGGAGATCGCCGACCTGCTGCTGTCGAGCGCCCCCGCCCAACTGGACAGGGCGAAACACATCGAGCGCCTGACGTCCCTCCAGGACCCGGAGACCGGCCTGGTACCCGAACTCGGCGAGCGACCGCCCCCCATGGACGCCGACCGCTTCACCGGCGAGGGCCCGGCGCTGTACCACGTCCTGTCGGTGGGCTACGCGCTGGACCTCCTGGGCGCCGCGTTCCCCCGACCGGTGCGCGGTGTCCGCGACATGACGGCCCCTCAACTCGTCGCCCGGCTGGAGCGACTGCCGTGGCGGGACCAGGCGTGGACAGCGGGCGCGTGGATCGACTCCTGGGCCACGGCGGCCCACTGGAACCTCCGGCACCCGGACGGCGCCGGCCTCGTCCCGGGCACCCTCGAAGCCCTCTTCGGCTGGCTCCTCACCCGCGCCGACCCCTGGACCGGCATGTGGGGCAGCCCTTCCGGCGGCGCCGGCCGCCTGCAGGTGGTCAACGGCTACTACCGGCTCACCCGGGGTTCCTTCGCACAGTTCGGGGTACCCGTCCCGCATCCGGAACGGGTCGTGGACGCGGTGCTGGACCATGCCCGTGACACGCGCTACTTCGGTGCGGGCCGGGAGAACGCCTGCAACGTCCTCGACGTCGCCCATCCGTTGTGGCTGTGCGCACGGCAGTCGGGCATCGGGGGCGGAGGCGAGGGCGGCTACCGGTCGGCCGAGATCCGCGGCTGGGCCGAACAGCGACTCACCGCCGTCCTGGCACGCTGGCAGGACGGCAGGGGGTTCGGGTTCGGACCGGGTACGGCGGGACCGGGCCCTGAACCGGGGCTGCAGGGGACCGAGATGTGGTTGGCCATCGTCTGGCTGCTGGCCGATCTGCTGGGCCGCTCCGACGCCCTGGGCTATCGGCCCCGCGGTGTGCACCGGCCCGAGCCCGCCGCCGGGGCGTGA
- a CDS encoding alpha/beta fold hydrolase has protein sequence MVKTVKTPSGGRTIAYETWGDPDAHPVFLLHGTPGSRLGPRLRTFDLHKLGVRLIAYDRPGYGGSDRHERRRVVDAAEDVAAIAEDLDLKKYSVVGRSGGAPHALACAARNFGSQVASVAALVSLAPPKPDSEDDSPGDAATDGLDWPEWHKDMSESNVSTYELLRRHAPDVTELGALLARNAETIRRDPTVFLASLRGEMPSVDRVIVEDAGIRQALLRNYLSAVGEGEAVDPRAPMGWVDDLVAFQRPWGFDLKDIDRSVPVMLWHGEHDVFAPVAHFHWLAKKIPSATPKLQPSAAHFAALPALPQVLAWARDKAGPS, from the coding sequence GTGGTTAAGACAGTGAAGACGCCGTCCGGCGGACGGACGATCGCCTACGAGACCTGGGGCGATCCGGACGCACACCCGGTGTTTCTGCTGCACGGAACTCCCGGAAGCCGACTCGGGCCCCGACTGCGCACCTTCGACCTGCACAAGCTCGGAGTGCGCCTCATCGCCTACGACCGGCCGGGGTACGGCGGTTCCGACCGTCACGAGCGTCGCAGGGTGGTCGACGCCGCCGAGGACGTCGCCGCCATCGCCGAGGACCTGGATCTCAAGAAGTACTCGGTGGTGGGCAGATCGGGCGGCGCTCCCCACGCCCTGGCCTGTGCGGCACGGAACTTCGGCAGCCAGGTGGCGAGTGTCGCCGCGTTGGTCTCGCTCGCTCCGCCGAAACCCGACAGCGAGGACGACAGCCCGGGCGACGCCGCCACCGACGGACTCGACTGGCCCGAGTGGCACAAGGACATGTCCGAGTCCAACGTGTCGACCTACGAGCTGCTGCGGCGCCACGCACCCGATGTGACCGAGCTGGGTGCGCTGCTGGCCCGCAACGCCGAGACCATCCGGCGCGACCCCACCGTGTTCCTCGCGTCCCTCCGCGGCGAGATGCCGAGCGTGGACCGGGTGATCGTCGAGGACGCCGGGATCCGCCAAGCCCTCCTCAGGAACTATCTGTCGGCGGTGGGCGAGGGCGAGGCTGTCGACCCCCGCGCGCCGATGGGCTGGGTGGACGACCTGGTCGCGTTCCAGCGGCCCTGGGGCTTCGACCTCAAGGACATCGACCGTTCCGTGCCCGTGATGCTGTGGCACGGCGAACACGACGTCTTCGCCCCCGTCGCCCATTTCCACTGGCTGGCCAAGAAGATCCCCTCGGCCACGCCCAAGCTGCAGCCCTCCGCGGCGCACTTCGCGGCGCTGCCCGCTCTGCCCCAGGTGCTGGCCTGGGCCCGGGACAAGGCCGGGCCCTCCTAG
- the fxsT gene encoding FxSxx-COOH system tetratricopeptide repeat protein: protein MTGEDARRIITFYSYKGGTGRTMALANTAWILASAGNRVLVVDWDLDAPGLDRFLHPFLSESQLRTTPGVLELVSRSTQFASSMQSRGDTLPQFELGSDYAGGSDAEAADGITLNSCLIQVDWNFPSGGQLYYLPAGTKNKGYLSAFSQFDWKDFMDGPLATRFLEGLKREFVENFDYVLIDSRTGLNDISDICTVNLPHTVVTCFTPSSQSIEGAAGVAERIDGMLYGNRDIRILPVPMRVENAEADRLDAARGQIQYRFDRIVRKHIPDRDPESYWGSVEIPYRPIYSYEETLAPFREKPGDPKSLLAAYERLTEVITDGQVDSMPRIDEPLRHKTLDRYTRHRPPRISDVYISFVPQDRSWANWAGAVLGQAGFKVHLAQEGTTESSQVRDEIERGVESASHTLVIFSEAYLRSSRFRTTWEAVYAESDRRAHQLVSMQVDDQVSLEAPFTEQLADMTGCEDGEAGRDALLTWFGRSADSLSRSHFTADEPKLPRFPKTEPSVFGVPLRTSSFTGRTEILESIREKLWKGDTRALVLKGMGGVGKTLLAQEFAHRYKSDYDVIWHIRAEQKILAVDRYADMAQELGLPARTNSTDTAKMVYEALNHGDQYDSWLLILDNVPEADHLPEYMMDGRRGHVLVTSQRAEGWGRYVDTVDIPVFERNESIAHLHSRLPDCGWTEADQIAEALGDLPIAIERAAAFIEQTRADVRDYIKKLQPQATGAPDDKSVGAVVKSGTNTWEFGLRKLRESFPPAVKLLQICSYYSPEEISMDLLEGYEVSRALGGVRTVSRAYKELSKFSLVTLDRKARSVTVHRMMQSAMREEMTAEEREAAQEAVYRSLIAARPSGDDPENPNTWEKYRIIWPHLGTPWAEMAPDEGIKELYVDRVRQLRRRGELSQAMDYSLRRVAAWSAEESPDERWTLHMRFQIANILRAQGKYEESLALDQEVLKRQKEVLDDVDDQHILMTTSSIAADLRGLGRLTEALRYDEETYRRYDQNYGEDNARTLSAANNLAVALRLSGNYYRARDVDRRTLELREAIQLHDHPLTIESAVNLGRDLRDCGDYDESVALLRRAYERCLRNPRLTQGSPTVLNTAKGLAGSLRRAGRAAEAEELVRHVLRSTPDGEKSTSEELLLEMSLAGDMAAQGRVDEGLDLIRRVQDDLRDKLGEGHSHTVACSVNHAVLLLHDIGSVHPEAAGEAQQLLRRAQARFTELNGDQHPFALICHANLAVAEAALGHWEEARRISTGSYELLKEVLDPLHPSTLTSAGNLAVALSHLGRADEARTTHHDALAALNKRIGRDHPRVLALKAWKLSCLDLEPHPI, encoded by the coding sequence ATGACCGGCGAGGACGCGCGCAGGATCATCACGTTCTACTCGTACAAGGGTGGTACGGGACGGACGATGGCGCTCGCCAACACGGCCTGGATCCTCGCCTCCGCGGGCAACCGCGTCCTGGTGGTCGACTGGGATCTCGACGCCCCCGGTCTGGACCGCTTCCTGCACCCCTTCCTGAGCGAGAGCCAGCTGCGGACCACCCCGGGTGTGCTCGAACTGGTCAGCCGTTCCACGCAGTTCGCGAGCTCGATGCAGAGCAGGGGTGACACCCTTCCCCAGTTCGAACTGGGTTCCGACTATGCGGGCGGGTCCGACGCGGAGGCGGCCGACGGGATCACCCTCAACAGCTGCCTCATCCAGGTCGACTGGAACTTCCCCTCGGGCGGTCAGCTCTACTACCTGCCGGCGGGCACCAAGAACAAGGGCTATCTCTCGGCGTTCTCCCAGTTCGACTGGAAGGACTTCATGGACGGGCCCCTCGCCACCAGATTCCTCGAAGGGCTCAAGCGCGAGTTCGTCGAGAACTTCGACTACGTCCTCATCGACAGCCGCACCGGGCTCAACGACATCTCCGACATCTGCACGGTCAATCTGCCGCACACCGTGGTCACCTGCTTCACTCCCAGCAGCCAGAGCATCGAGGGCGCCGCCGGGGTCGCCGAGCGCATCGACGGGATGCTGTACGGCAACCGGGACATCCGGATCCTCCCCGTGCCCATGCGGGTGGAGAACGCCGAGGCCGACCGGCTCGACGCCGCCCGGGGACAGATCCAGTACCGCTTCGACCGCATCGTGCGCAAACACATCCCCGACCGGGACCCGGAGAGCTACTGGGGCAGTGTGGAGATCCCCTACCGGCCGATCTACTCCTACGAGGAGACGCTCGCCCCGTTCCGGGAGAAGCCGGGGGACCCCAAGAGCCTGCTCGCGGCCTACGAGAGACTCACCGAGGTCATCACGGACGGCCAGGTCGACTCGATGCCCCGCATCGACGAGCCGCTGCGTCACAAGACCCTCGACCGGTACACCCGCCACCGCCCGCCGCGGATCTCCGACGTGTACATCAGCTTCGTCCCGCAGGACCGCAGTTGGGCCAACTGGGCGGGCGCGGTGCTGGGGCAGGCGGGCTTCAAGGTCCACCTGGCGCAGGAAGGCACCACGGAGAGCTCGCAGGTGCGGGACGAGATCGAACGGGGCGTCGAGTCGGCCTCGCACACCCTGGTCATCTTCTCCGAGGCCTACCTCAGGTCGTCCCGTTTCCGCACCACCTGGGAGGCGGTCTACGCGGAGAGCGACCGGCGCGCGCACCAACTGGTCTCGATGCAGGTCGACGACCAGGTGTCCCTGGAGGCACCCTTCACGGAACAGCTCGCCGACATGACGGGCTGCGAGGACGGTGAAGCGGGCCGGGACGCCCTGCTGACCTGGTTCGGCCGCAGCGCCGACTCCCTGTCACGCAGCCATTTCACCGCCGACGAGCCGAAACTGCCCCGCTTCCCGAAGACCGAGCCCTCGGTCTTCGGCGTCCCGCTGCGCACGTCGTCCTTCACGGGCCGTACGGAGATCCTGGAGAGCATCCGGGAGAAGCTCTGGAAGGGCGACACCCGGGCCCTGGTGCTGAAGGGCATGGGCGGGGTGGGAAAGACCCTGCTGGCCCAGGAGTTCGCCCACCGCTACAAGAGCGACTACGACGTCATCTGGCACATCCGGGCCGAGCAGAAGATCCTGGCCGTCGACCGGTACGCGGACATGGCCCAGGAACTGGGCCTGCCCGCGCGCACCAACTCCACCGACACGGCCAAGATGGTGTACGAGGCCCTCAACCACGGTGACCAGTACGACAGTTGGCTGCTGATCCTGGACAACGTCCCGGAGGCGGACCACCTGCCCGAGTACATGATGGACGGCCGGCGGGGTCACGTCCTGGTCACCAGTCAGCGGGCCGAGGGCTGGGGACGCTACGTGGACACCGTGGACATCCCGGTGTTCGAGCGGAACGAGAGCATCGCCCACCTGCACAGTCGGCTGCCCGACTGCGGCTGGACGGAGGCCGACCAGATCGCGGAGGCCCTGGGCGACCTGCCGATCGCGATCGAACGGGCCGCGGCCTTCATCGAGCAGACCCGGGCCGACGTACGCGACTACATCAAGAAGCTCCAGCCGCAGGCCACCGGAGCCCCCGACGACAAATCGGTGGGCGCGGTCGTCAAGTCCGGTACGAACACCTGGGAGTTCGGCCTCCGCAAACTGCGGGAGAGCTTCCCGCCGGCGGTGAAGCTGCTGCAGATCTGCTCGTACTACAGCCCCGAGGAGATCTCCATGGATCTCCTGGAGGGCTACGAGGTCTCCCGCGCACTCGGCGGGGTGCGCACGGTCTCCCGTGCCTACAAGGAACTCAGCAAGTTCTCCCTGGTCACGCTGGACCGTAAGGCCCGTAGCGTGACGGTGCACCGCATGATGCAGAGCGCGATGCGGGAGGAGATGACCGCCGAGGAGCGGGAAGCGGCTCAGGAGGCCGTCTACCGCTCGCTGATCGCCGCCCGGCCGAGCGGAGACGACCCGGAGAACCCCAACACCTGGGAGAAGTACCGCATCATCTGGCCGCACCTCGGTACTCCCTGGGCGGAGATGGCCCCTGACGAGGGCATCAAGGAACTCTATGTGGACCGGGTCCGTCAGCTGCGCCGCCGGGGTGAGCTGAGCCAGGCCATGGACTACAGCCTGCGGCGCGTGGCTGCCTGGTCCGCGGAGGAGTCGCCCGACGAACGCTGGACGCTGCACATGCGCTTCCAGATCGCCAACATCCTGCGCGCCCAGGGCAAGTACGAGGAGTCCCTCGCCCTCGACCAGGAGGTCCTGAAGCGGCAGAAGGAGGTGCTGGACGACGTCGACGACCAGCACATCCTGATGACCACCAGCAGCATCGCCGCCGACCTGCGCGGTCTGGGCCGGCTGACCGAGGCCCTGCGGTACGACGAGGAGACCTACCGCAGATACGACCAGAACTACGGCGAGGACAACGCGCGCACGCTCAGCGCGGCCAACAACCTCGCCGTCGCCCTGAGGCTCTCCGGCAACTACTACCGCGCCCGCGACGTCGACCGCAGAACCCTGGAACTCCGCGAGGCGATCCAGCTCCACGATCATCCCCTGACCATCGAGTCGGCGGTGAACCTCGGCCGTGACCTGCGTGACTGCGGTGACTACGACGAATCGGTCGCACTGCTGAGGCGCGCCTACGAGCGCTGTCTGCGCAATCCCCGTCTCACCCAGGGCTCACCTACCGTGCTGAACACGGCCAAGGGGCTGGCCGGTTCCCTGCGCAGGGCCGGCCGGGCGGCGGAGGCCGAGGAACTCGTACGGCATGTGCTCAGAAGCACACCGGACGGCGAGAAGTCGACGTCGGAGGAGCTGCTGCTGGAGATGAGCCTGGCCGGAGACATGGCCGCCCAGGGCCGGGTCGACGAAGGACTCGATCTGATCCGCAGGGTCCAGGACGACCTGAGGGACAAGCTGGGGGAAGGGCACTCCCACACGGTGGCGTGCTCGGTCAACCACGCGGTTCTGCTCCTCCACGACATCGGGTCCGTCCACCCGGAAGCCGCGGGCGAGGCACAGCAGTTGCTGCGCAGGGCCCAGGCCAGGTTCACCGAACTCAACGGCGATCAGCACCCGTTCGCGCTCATCTGCCACGCGAACCTGGCCGTCGCGGAGGCGGCGCTCGGCCACTGGGAGGAGGCCCGCAGGATCAGCACCGGGTCGTACGAACTGCTCAAGGAGGTTCTCGACCCGCTGCACCCGTCGACACTGACCTCCGCCGGGAACCTCGCCGTCGCCCTCAGTCATCTGGGCCGGGCCGACGAGGCCCGCACCACGCACCACGACGCGCTGGCCGCGCTGAACAAGCGCATCGGCAGGGACCATCCCCGGGTGCTGGCCCTGAAGGCCTGGAAACTCAGCTGTCTCGACCTGGAGCCGCACCCGATCTGA
- the fsxC gene encoding FxsC protein, translating to MPMFFMSYARVPVPRHRDAAQDPNRLVFRFFDELCAKVARRARVTKEEAGFVERPGTPGELSVRALLDCQVFVPLYSKRYFSNPQCGRQWTAVTQGAHENRPSIVPVLWTPYSPTSLPKKVKEQYPEVPDGIGEAAENYASMGLHRLLDQVLDLSERPDPEDEGAADRFSAQVAQVTDWLAQRIVDLAAADPGRARTMGGDGRAPRPETLAGLDDAFADPPYASPLHITVLAPTEEGLPVGRDSARYGPQVDDWRPYGRAVGPLVELMEALARNLGFEPTVKPFDKFQTELRDSELPTAPWILVVDPWALENSQMARQAKEFDRARRPWTAVLSTLAGDDLQTKEQSDRLRGLLAANFPRFISEGRVGEQEAVRGLAGADVFTRWFSELAEATKIRYLRYIHSQLPRSGTGVRGVPDSGADLPRRPDTGRGNGASSDGSRVEGRP from the coding sequence ATGCCGATGTTCTTCATGAGCTATGCGCGGGTTCCTGTTCCCCGACACCGGGACGCCGCACAGGATCCCAATCGTCTGGTCTTCCGGTTCTTCGACGAACTGTGCGCCAAGGTGGCGCGCCGCGCGAGGGTGACGAAGGAGGAGGCGGGCTTCGTCGAACGGCCGGGAACGCCGGGGGAGTTGTCGGTCAGGGCGCTTCTCGACTGCCAGGTCTTCGTTCCGCTGTACTCCAAGCGGTACTTCAGCAATCCCCAGTGCGGCCGGCAGTGGACCGCGGTCACCCAGGGTGCGCACGAGAACCGGCCGAGCATCGTCCCGGTGCTGTGGACGCCGTACTCGCCCACGTCGCTCCCGAAGAAGGTCAAGGAGCAGTACCCGGAGGTGCCGGACGGCATCGGTGAGGCCGCCGAGAACTACGCGTCCATGGGACTGCACCGGCTGCTCGACCAGGTGCTGGACCTGTCCGAACGCCCGGACCCGGAGGACGAGGGCGCGGCGGACCGATTCTCCGCCCAGGTCGCCCAGGTGACCGACTGGCTGGCCCAGCGCATCGTCGACCTGGCGGCCGCGGATCCCGGGCGGGCGCGGACCATGGGCGGCGACGGAAGGGCGCCGCGGCCGGAGACGCTCGCGGGGCTGGACGACGCCTTCGCCGACCCGCCCTACGCCTCCCCGCTGCACATCACCGTGCTCGCCCCGACCGAGGAGGGGTTACCCGTCGGGCGCGACAGCGCCCGCTACGGACCGCAGGTGGACGACTGGCGCCCGTACGGCAGGGCGGTGGGCCCGCTGGTCGAGCTGATGGAGGCGCTGGCCCGCAATCTCGGCTTCGAGCCCACCGTGAAGCCCTTCGACAAGTTCCAGACGGAGCTGAGGGACAGCGAACTCCCCACCGCCCCATGGATCCTGGTGGTGGATCCCTGGGCGCTGGAGAACTCCCAAATGGCGCGCCAGGCAAAGGAGTTCGACCGGGCCCGGCGGCCGTGGACGGCGGTGCTGAGTACTCTGGCGGGGGACGATCTGCAGACGAAGGAACAGTCCGACCGACTGCGCGGACTGCTGGCGGCGAACTTTCCCCGGTTCATCAGCGAGGGCCGGGTGGGCGAGCAGGAAGCGGTACGCGGGCTGGCCGGGGCGGATGTCTTCACCCGGTGGTTCAGCGAACTGGCTGAGGCGACCAAGATCCGCTACTTGCGGTACATTCACTCGCAATTGCCCCGGAGCGGCACGGGTGTCCGGGGCGTCCCGGATTCCGGTGCGGACCTGCCCCGACGGCCCGACACCGGCCGGGGCAACGGGGCATCGAGCGACGGCAGTCGCGTGGAGGGCAGGCCATGA
- a CDS encoding TIR-like protein FxsC, producing MLGAGRPEVGDGGGKGESMVHPASQAAPASVSSDPYVFFMSYARLPVGARAKKDPSTVALEQFHTHLCSDIMQLTDHDGVESPGFLDQSIDLGENWQSRLEHALATCRVFVPVYTSRYFTREWCGKEWDAFARRQEEQLRTRPYTGNAIIPVLWVGQQHLTLPPVAKKVQFARHDLGEDYLESGFYGLKKAGRHARYRSSVWALAQRIVKVAQQTSLEPCDVELFKDLRNVFEGE from the coding sequence ATGCTCGGGGCGGGGAGACCCGAGGTGGGCGACGGGGGAGGGAAAGGCGAGTCCATGGTTCATCCGGCTTCTCAGGCGGCACCGGCGTCGGTTTCCTCCGACCCGTACGTATTCTTCATGAGTTACGCACGGTTGCCGGTGGGTGCGAGGGCGAAGAAGGATCCGTCTACTGTGGCGCTGGAGCAGTTTCACACCCATTTATGCAGCGACATCATGCAGTTGACTGATCACGACGGCGTGGAATCGCCCGGATTCCTCGACCAGAGCATCGATCTGGGTGAGAACTGGCAGAGCAGACTCGAACACGCTCTGGCCACCTGCCGGGTCTTCGTGCCCGTCTACACCAGCCGGTACTTCACGAGGGAATGGTGCGGAAAGGAATGGGACGCCTTCGCACGACGTCAGGAGGAACAGCTTCGGACCCGGCCGTACACGGGCAACGCGATCATCCCCGTCCTCTGGGTGGGACAGCAGCATCTGACTCTGCCGCCCGTGGCGAAGAAAGTGCAGTTCGCTCGGCACGACCTGGGTGAGGACTACCTTGAGTCGGGCTTCTACGGATTGAAGAAGGCGGGCCGCCACGCCAGGTACCGCAGCTCTGTGTGGGCGCTCGCTCAGAGGATCGTAAAAGTGGCTCAGCAGACCAGCCTTGAACCGTGCGACGTGGAGCTGTTCAAAGACCTCCGGAACGTCTTCGAGGGGGAGTAG